Proteins encoded in a region of the Nicotiana tomentosiformis chromosome 9, ASM39032v3, whole genome shotgun sequence genome:
- the LOC138898544 gene encoding uncharacterized protein: protein MASSSNRAIKSVDEIQAHYNAPPHLREGDEEPLPNLNHHRVSENELGSNPSAMGHRTPTMTLPFQQMAEFFRHLARTMSEPSEMNFEKMRKTGRVEFEGTTDPTDAYDWWVSVPNAKAKPLVLTWDDFVKAFHTKYVPLVYCDAKKKEFLNLRQGSMSIAEYQQNIFKLSRYARGIIDDERDKCRRFEEGLNGSIRKSVAILQLEDFSKLVSGALTWERIDKEEASRRENKFRKGNSDYGGLSKKEKFDYSKIESAQRSSYHKKNKPNFSNASTPSYGQSKTYTPTCAQCGKNHYGAYRRASGACFNCGSLDHKVKDCSNPNPLSSTHTEGSVQKLVTTHSQANSGARPRNMQAVGSVTLFDPRSSHSYVCSSLAIPDTVKYVRLDFDVLVTSPLGHQAVFNMIYQDCPFMIQNLVFPADLLEMPFQDYDVIIEREIEFPIELVPGTTPISIALYRMTPAELKALKAQLQELLEKGFIHPSILTWGALVLFVKKKYGTLRLCIDY from the exons ATGGCCTCCTCTTCGAATAGAGCTATTAAATCCGTTGATGAAATTCAGGCCCATTATAATGCTCCACCCCATCTCCGGGAAGGAGATGAGGAACCCTTACCTAACCTAAATCATCATCGTGTTAGTGAAAATGAATTGGGTAGTAACCCAAGTGCAATGGGTCATAGAACTCCTACTATGACTCTTCCATTTCAGCAGATGGCTGAGTTCTTTCGTCACTTGGCACGGACAATGTCAGAACCTAGTGAAATGAATTTTGAGAAGATGAGGAAAACGGGTAGAGTTGAATTTGAAGGCACTACTGATCCCACG GATGCCTATGATTGGTGGGTAAGTGTGCCAAATGCAAAAGCAAAACCTCTGGTGCTTACTTGGGATGACTTCGTGAAAGCATTTCATACGAAATATGTTCCGcttgtctattgtgatgctaagAAAAAAGAGTTTCTGAATTTAAGACAAGGGAGTATGTCTATTGCAGAGTATCAACAAAACATTTTCAAGCTTTCTCGCTATGCTagaggtattattgatgatgaaaGAGACAAGTGCAGAAGATTTGAAGAAGGTTTGAATGGTTCAATCCGAAAATCTGTGGCAATCTTGCAACTTGAGGATTTTTCCAAACTAGTTTCAGGTGCTCTTACTTGGGAAAGAATTGACAAGGAAGAAGCTAGTAGGAGAGAAAATAAGTTTAGGAAGGGTAATTCAGATTATGGCGGTCTATCCAAGAAGGAAAAGTTTGACTATTCCAAGATTGAAAGTGCACAGAGGTCATCATATCACAAGAAGAATAAGCCAAATTTCTCTAATGCTAGTACTCCAAGTTATGGCCAAAGCAAAACTTATACACCTACTTGTGCACAGTGTGGGAAGAATCACTATGGTGCCTACAGAAGAGCTTCTGGTGCTTGTTTTAATTGTGGAAGTCTGGATCATAAAGTGAAGGATTGTTCTAATCCTAATCCTCTTTCTTCTACACATACAGAGGGCTCAGTTCAAAAGCTTGTCACTACTCATTCTCAAGCTAATAGCGGTGCAAGACCTAGAAATATGCAAGCAGTGGGTTCGG TTACATTATTTGATCCTAGATCTTCGCACTCTTATGTTTGCtcatcacttgcaattcctgatACTGTTAAATATGTGAGACTTGACTTTGATGTGCTTGTCACGAGTCCATTAGGGCATCAGGCtgtttttaacatgatttaccaAGATTGTCCATTCATGATTCAAAATTTAGTCTTCCCTGCAGATTTGCTTGAAATGCCCTTCCAAGACTATGATGTTATTATTG AAAGGGAGATTGAATTTCCTATAGAGCTTGTCCCTGGAACTACTCCTATTTCTATCGCTCTTTATAGAATGACTCCAGCTGAATTAAAAGCGTTGAAGGCTCAATTGCAAGAACTTCTCGAGAAAGGTTTTATCCATCCCAGTATTTTGACTTGGGGAGCTCTtgttttatttgtgaaaaagaaatatggcACTCTTAGGCTTTGCATTGATTACTGA